The following coding sequences are from one Streptococcus mitis window:
- a CDS encoding metal-sulfur cluster assembly factor, translating into MREDIKINDRALALQDQIIEKLEKVFDTDVELDVYNLGLIYEINLDETGLCKIVMTFTDTACDCAESLPIEIVAGLKQIEGIEDVKVEVTWSPAWKITRISRYGRIALGLPPR; encoded by the coding sequence ATGAGAGAGGATATCAAAATCAATGACCGCGCTTTGGCCTTACAAGACCAAATTATCGAAAAACTAGAGAAGGTTTTTGACACAGATGTGGAATTGGATGTTTACAATCTAGGGTTGATTTATGAAATCAATCTGGACGAAACAGGCCTCTGCAAGATTGTCATGACCTTCACCGATACTGCCTGCGATTGCGCCGAAAGCCTGCCTATCGAAATCGTGGCAGGTCTGAAACAAATCGAGGGTATCGAAGATGTCAAGGTTGAAGTTACTTGGTCGCCTGCTTGGAAAATCACACGAATCAGTCGCTACGGCCGCATTGCCCTTGGACTACCACCTCGTTAA
- the ilvD gene encoding dihydroxy-acid dehydratase, which yields MTELDKRHRSSIYDSMVKSPNRAMLRATGMTDKDFETPIVGVISTWAENTPCNIHLHDFGKLAKEGVKSAGAWPVQFGTITVADGIAMGTPGMRFSLTSRDIIADSIEAAMGGHNVDAFVAIGGCDKNMPGSMIAIANMDIPAIFAYGGTIAPGNLDGKDIDLVSVFEGIGKWNHGDMTAEDVKRLECNACPGPGGCGGMYTANTMATAIEVLGMSLPGSSSHPAESADKKEDIEAAGRAVVKMLELGLKPSDILTREAFEDAITVTMALGGSTNATLHLLAIAHAANVDLSLEDFNTIQERVPHLADLKPSGQYVFQDLYEVGGVPAVMKYLLANGFLHGDRITCTGKTVAENLSDFADLTPGQKVIMPLENPKRADGPLIILNGNLAPDGAVAKVSGVKVRRHVGPAKVFDSEEDAIQAVLTDEIVDGDVVVVRFVGPKGGPGMPEMLSLSSMIVGKGQGDKVALLTDGRFSGGTYGLVVGHIAPEAQDGGPIAYLRTGDIVTVDQDTKEISMAVSEEELEKRKAETTLPPLYSRGVLGKYAHIVSSASRGAVTDFWNMDKSGKK from the coding sequence ATGACTGAATTAGATAAACGTCACCGCAGTAGCATTTATGACAGCATGGTTAAATCACCAAACCGTGCCATGCTTCGTGCGACTGGTATGACAGATAAGGACTTTGAAACACCGATTGTTGGGGTTATTTCGACTTGGGCGGAAAATACACCATGTAACATTCACTTGCATGATTTTGGGAAATTGGCTAAAGAAGGTGTCAAATCAGCAGGTGCTTGGCCTGTGCAATTTGGGACTATCACGGTAGCGGATGGGATTGCCATGGGAACGCCTGGTATGCGTTTCTCTTTGACATCTCGTGATATCATTGCGGACTCAATCGAAGCGGCTATGGGTGGTCATAACGTCGATGCCTTCGTCGCTATCGGTGGCTGTGACAAGAACATGCCTGGTTCTATGATTGCCATTGCTAATATGGATATTCCAGCTATTTTCGCCTATGGTGGAACTATTGCACCTGGAAATCTTGATGGCAAAGACATCGATTTGGTTTCTGTGTTTGAAGGTATCGGAAAATGGAACCACGGTGATATGACGGCTGAGGACGTGAAACGTCTTGAATGTAATGCCTGCCCTGGCCCTGGTGGCTGTGGTGGTATGTATACTGCTAATACCATGGCGACTGCTATCGAAGTTCTCGGTATGAGTTTGCCAGGGTCATCATCTCACCCAGCTGAATCAGCTGATAAGAAAGAAGATATCGAAGCAGCAGGACGTGCTGTTGTTAAGATGTTGGAGCTTGGTCTCAAGCCATCAGATATCTTGACTCGTGAAGCCTTTGAAGATGCCATTACTGTAACTATGGCTCTCGGTGGTTCTACAAACGCCACTCTTCACTTGCTTGCTATTGCCCATGCTGCCAATGTTGACTTGTCACTTGAGGACTTCAATACAATCCAAGAACGCGTTCCTCACTTGGCAGACTTAAAACCATCTGGTCAGTATGTCTTCCAAGACCTCTACGAAGTCGGTGGTGTGCCTGCGGTTATGAAGTACCTCTTGGCGAATGGTTTCCTTCACGGGGACCGCATTACATGTACTGGTAAGACAGTTGCTGAGAACTTGTCTGACTTTGCAGACCTCACACCAGGTCAAAAAGTTATCATGCCACTTGAAAATCCAAAACGTGCAGATGGTCCGCTTATCATCTTGAACGGGAACCTTGCCCCTGACGGTGCAGTTGCCAAGGTATCAGGTGTGAAAGTTCGTCGTCACGTTGGACCAGCTAAGGTCTTTGACTCAGAAGAAGATGCTATTCAGGCCGTTCTGACAGATGAAATCGTCGATGGCGATGTAGTCGTTGTTCGTTTCGTTGGACCTAAGGGTGGTCCTGGTATGCCTGAGATGCTGTCACTTTCATCCATGATTGTCGGTAAAGGTCAAGGAGACAAGGTTGCCCTCTTGACGGACGGACGTTTCTCTGGTGGTACTTATGGTCTGGTTGTTGGACATATCGCTCCTGAAGCTCAGGATGGTGGACCAATTGCCTACCTTCGTACAGGCGATATCGTTACAGTTGATCAAGATACCAAAGAAATTTCCATGGCCGTATCCGAAGAAGAACTTGAAAAACGTAAGGCAGAAACAACCTTGCCACCACTTTACAGTCGTGGTGTCCTCGGTAAATACGCTCATATCGTATCATCTGCTTCACGTGGAGCCGTGACAGACTTCTGGAATATGGACAAGTCAGGTAAAAAATAA
- the rpmF gene encoding 50S ribosomal protein L32 yields MAVPARRTSKAKKNKRRTHYKVTAPSVNFDETTGDYSRSHRVSLKGYYKGRKIAKATSAE; encoded by the coding sequence ATGGCAGTACCTGCACGTCGCACTTCAAAAGCGAAGAAAAACAAACGTCGCACACACTACAAAGTAACAGCTCCATCTGTAAACTTTGACGAAACTACTGGAGATTACTCACGTTCTCACCGTGTATCACTTAAAGGATACTACAAAGGACGTAAAATCGCTAAAGCTACATCAGCTGAATAA
- the rpmG gene encoding 50S ribosomal protein L33, which yields MRVNITLEHKESGERLYLTSKNKRNTPDRLQLKKYSPKLRKHVVFTEVK from the coding sequence ATGCGCGTAAATATTACACTTGAACACAAAGAATCTGGTGAACGCTTGTACCTTACTTCTAAAAACAAACGTAACACTCCAGACCGTCTTCAATTGAAGAAATACTCACCAAAACTTCGCAAACACGTTGTGTTTACAGAAGTTAAATAA
- a CDS encoding HXXEE domain-containing protein has translation MAFYLWMFPLLFIFHDMEEIIGLVPWIRLNETLLAKKAPAILKIHKGITTEGFALAVFEEFILVLSITLLAYFTQSRALELVWLGGFVAFALHLLLHIGQSILLRKYIPALITSTICFPISAYLITGIVHLWRVSASEFFLFSLVGSGIVVINLLFALWLGKKYSTWLVHKNE, from the coding sequence ATGGCATTTTATCTTTGGATGTTTCCTCTACTTTTTATCTTTCACGATATGGAAGAAATTATCGGTCTTGTCCCTTGGATCCGTCTCAACGAAACCTTGCTGGCTAAAAAGGCTCCTGCTATTCTCAAGATTCACAAAGGAATTACAACAGAGGGATTTGCCCTTGCTGTTTTTGAGGAGTTTATTCTTGTCTTATCCATCACTTTATTAGCGTATTTTACTCAATCTAGAGCGCTCGAATTAGTTTGGTTAGGAGGATTTGTGGCCTTTGCACTTCATCTCTTGCTCCATATTGGACAATCAATCCTTCTTCGCAAGTATATCCCTGCTCTGATTACTTCTACCATTTGTTTTCCTATCAGTGCTTATTTGATTACAGGCATCGTGCATTTATGGCGAGTTTCGGCTAGCGAATTTTTCCTATTTTCACTGGTCGGTTCAGGCATCGTCGTCATCAATCTCCTTTTTGCTCTCTGGCTTGGGAAAAAGTATTCCACCTGGCTTGTCCATAAAAACGAATAA